The following are from one region of the Pectobacterium actinidiae genome:
- a CDS encoding carbohydrate porin, which produces MKPSHLAVTIGLLLSSPFYVSAANTDSIEARLNAMEQRLQQAEARAQAAEARADAAEKQTQQLATRTTQTEQKTQQVEQRTTALAKQKSFADGFEFHGYARSGLSINDSATSSKTDIGPGMSPAGQTGGHIGRLGNEDDTYVEIKLEHKQKLDNGATTRFKVMMADGQRSYNDWTATTSDLNIREAFVELGSLPTFTGAFKDTTLWAGKRFDRDNFDIHWLDSDVVFLAGTGGGIYDVKWADSAKSNFSLYGRSLGEITSLDNDIKNYVFTANNYAGPFQFMLSGLTAKNNDVKENTGTSRDNLTVTNTNAGDKGYHAMVAYHGDSFYGLRDGTSKTAILYGHGLGGEVKNIGADGNLTNDANTWRFATYGTTALNKTWSFAPSILAQTSKDRYVNGDSYEWVTFNARLIQEITENFALAYEGSYQYMDLDPRGYRSLNQVSGGFYKLTFAPTFKVGDIGNFFSRPELRVFASYMDWDKRLDNYSSEDTFGSTGFKAGGEWNFGIQMETWF; this is translated from the coding sequence ATGAAACCAAGCCACCTTGCTGTGACGATAGGATTATTACTCTCCTCCCCGTTTTATGTTTCCGCTGCCAACACCGACAGTATCGAAGCACGCCTGAACGCTATGGAACAGCGTTTGCAACAGGCTGAAGCCCGTGCTCAGGCCGCCGAGGCCAGAGCCGACGCCGCTGAAAAACAAACCCAGCAGCTCGCCACCCGCACTACGCAAACTGAACAGAAAACTCAGCAGGTGGAACAGCGCACGACGGCGCTGGCCAAGCAGAAATCGTTCGCCGATGGATTTGAATTCCACGGCTACGCGCGTTCTGGCCTGTCGATCAATGATTCTGCCACCAGTTCCAAAACCGATATCGGGCCGGGCATGTCCCCTGCCGGTCAGACTGGCGGACATATTGGTCGTTTAGGCAATGAAGACGACACCTACGTCGAAATCAAACTGGAGCACAAACAAAAACTGGATAACGGTGCCACCACCCGCTTCAAGGTGATGATGGCGGACGGCCAGCGCAGCTATAACGACTGGACGGCGACCACCAGCGACCTGAATATCCGTGAAGCGTTCGTCGAGCTAGGCTCACTGCCAACCTTCACGGGTGCCTTTAAGGACACCACGCTGTGGGCGGGTAAACGCTTCGATCGCGATAACTTCGATATTCACTGGCTGGATAGCGACGTGGTCTTCCTCGCGGGTACCGGCGGCGGGATCTATGACGTGAAATGGGCGGATAGCGCCAAGAGTAACTTCTCGCTGTATGGCCGCAGCCTCGGTGAAATTACCTCGCTGGATAACGACATCAAAAACTACGTCTTTACCGCCAACAACTACGCCGGGCCATTCCAGTTTATGCTGAGCGGATTAACCGCTAAAAATAACGACGTCAAAGAAAATACCGGTACAAGCCGCGATAACCTCACCGTCACCAATACCAATGCGGGCGACAAAGGCTATCACGCGATGGTGGCTTACCACGGCGACAGCTTCTACGGCTTGCGCGACGGGACATCAAAAACGGCGATCCTCTATGGTCATGGGCTGGGCGGCGAAGTGAAAAACATCGGCGCCGATGGCAACCTGACCAATGATGCCAACACCTGGCGCTTTGCGACCTACGGTACAACAGCACTGAACAAAACCTGGAGTTTCGCCCCGTCCATTCTGGCTCAGACCAGTAAAGACCGTTACGTCAACGGCGATAGCTACGAATGGGTGACATTTAATGCGCGCCTGATTCAGGAAATCACCGAAAACTTTGCACTGGCCTATGAAGGCAGCTATCAATACATGGATCTCGATCCGCGCGGCTATCGAAGCCTGAATCAGGTTAGCGGCGGCTTCTACAAGCTGACCTTCGCACCGACATTCAAGGTTGGCGATATCGGCAACTTCTTTAGCCGCCCTGAACTGCGCGTATTTGCCAGCTATATGGACTGGGATAAACGACTGGATAACTACTCCAGTGAAGATACGTTTGGCTCCACCGGCTTTAAAGCAGGCGGCGAATGGAATTTCGGTATCCAGATGGAAACCTGGTTCTAA
- a CDS encoding sucrose-specific PTS transporter subunit IIBC produces MDINTTAAALIPLLGGKENIASAAHCATRLRLVLNDDSLADKKAIENVDGVKGCFQNAGQMQIIFGTGLVNKVYAEFIKAAGISESSKSEAASIAAKKLNPLQRLARLLSNIFVPIMPAIIASGLLMGLLGMIKTYGWVDSSSAIFVMLDMFSSAAFIILPVLIGFTAAREFGGNPYLGATLGGILTHPALTNAWGVAGGFQTMHFFGMDIAMIGYQGTVFPVLLAVWFMSIVEKRLRKVVPDALDIIVTPFLTVIISGFVAMLLIGPAGRALGDGISLVLSTLIAHAGWLAGLLFGGLYSVIVITGVHHSFHAIEAGLLGNPNIGVNFLLPIWAMANVAQGGACLAVYFKTRDAKTRAIAVPAGLSCLLGITEAAIFGINLRFIKPFLAALAGGALGGAWVVFNHVNMTAVGLTGFPGLAIVQGGSMLNYLIGMLIAFGAAFIISLLLKYKTDSE; encoded by the coding sequence ATGGATATCAACACAACCGCCGCCGCGCTCATCCCCCTTCTCGGCGGAAAAGAGAATATCGCCAGTGCAGCCCACTGCGCGACTCGCCTGCGTCTGGTGCTGAATGACGACAGTCTGGCAGACAAAAAAGCGATCGAGAACGTCGACGGCGTTAAAGGCTGCTTCCAAAACGCCGGGCAAATGCAGATCATTTTCGGCACCGGGCTGGTTAACAAAGTGTATGCCGAGTTCATCAAAGCGGCAGGCATCAGTGAATCAAGTAAATCTGAAGCCGCTTCCATCGCGGCGAAAAAGCTGAACCCGCTGCAACGACTGGCGCGCCTGCTCTCGAATATCTTCGTCCCCATCATGCCAGCGATTATCGCTTCCGGTCTGCTGATGGGGCTTCTCGGCATGATCAAGACCTACGGCTGGGTCGATTCCAGCAGCGCGATCTTCGTAATGCTGGATATGTTCAGCTCCGCTGCATTTATTATCCTGCCTGTTCTGATCGGTTTCACCGCTGCGCGGGAATTCGGCGGTAACCCTTATCTGGGTGCGACGCTGGGCGGCATTCTGACTCACCCAGCGCTGACCAACGCCTGGGGCGTCGCCGGGGGCTTCCAGACCATGCATTTCTTCGGCATGGACATCGCCATGATCGGCTATCAAGGCACCGTGTTTCCGGTCCTGCTCGCCGTCTGGTTCATGAGCATCGTGGAAAAGCGCCTGCGTAAAGTCGTACCGGACGCGCTGGACATCATCGTCACGCCGTTCCTGACGGTCATCATTTCCGGGTTTGTCGCCATGCTGCTCATCGGGCCTGCCGGGCGGGCACTGGGCGATGGCATTTCTTTGGTTCTCAGCACCTTGATTGCTCACGCTGGCTGGCTGGCCGGTTTACTGTTCGGTGGCCTCTATTCCGTCATCGTGATCACGGGTGTCCACCACAGCTTCCATGCGATTGAAGCCGGACTGCTTGGCAACCCGAATATCGGCGTTAACTTCCTGCTGCCCATTTGGGCGATGGCGAACGTGGCACAGGGCGGCGCGTGTCTGGCGGTGTACTTCAAAACGCGTGATGCCAAAACCCGGGCGATTGCCGTTCCTGCCGGGCTTTCTTGCCTACTGGGCATCACAGAAGCCGCGATATTTGGTATCAACCTGCGCTTCATTAAACCATTTCTGGCGGCACTGGCAGGCGGTGCGCTCGGTGGCGCGTGGGTCGTATTCAATCACGTCAATATGACGGCCGTCGGGCTGACCGGTTTTCCGGGGCTGGCTATTGTGCAAGGGGGATCGATGCTTAACTACCTGATTGGGATGTTAATTGCGTTCGGTGCCGCCTTTATCATTTCCTTACTGCTGAAATATAAAACGGATAGCGAATAA